TCCCACATGCCAAAATGGTGATAAATAAAATGGGAAATGATTTAATTTCATTTTTCATAGATAAATTCCTTTAAGCTATATACCGCTTATATGAACTTAATCAACAAAAACAGGATACAGCAAGTACCGTCTAAACCGGGTGTTTACTTTTTCAAGAATGAAGAAGGAGGCATTATTTACATCGGGAAGGCTAAGAATCTTCGTAATAGGGTGCG
This DNA window, taken from Candidatus Neomarinimicrobiota bacterium, encodes the following:
- a CDS encoding GIY-YIG nuclease family protein, giving the protein MNLINKNRIQQVPSKPGVYFFKNEEGGIIYIGKAKNLRNRVR